A part of Streptomyces sp. NBC_01210 genomic DNA contains:
- a CDS encoding glycine betaine ABC transporter substrate-binding protein, with protein sequence MRCPRAALSGAAALALTLTGLTGLTGCGLKSGSPLVDDVAPGSVGKGAPLKGASLTVTSKNFSENIILGQMIGLIFKAAGAEVLDRTNLPGSISAREAIVGGDADAMYDYTGTAWITYLGHQKPIVSPQAQWQAVHNEDLKNGVTWLPQSTLDNTYTLAISKKNNAKYHLRTMSDLAELSKKDPSAVTLCVENEFASREDGLTGMEKAYGMEIPAGNIMKMDAGIIYTQVSKSNSCLLGEAYTTDGRIKAMDLDTLADDKHFFPNYNAAPEIHSKTIEKWPVIASLLNPLSARLTTQIAQELNGKVDVEGEDPHKVAKDWLIQEGFIKNG encoded by the coding sequence ATGCGCTGCCCACGCGCGGCGCTGAGCGGGGCGGCGGCACTGGCGCTGACCCTGACGGGCCTGACGGGCCTGACCGGCTGCGGCCTCAAGAGCGGTTCGCCGCTGGTGGACGATGTGGCACCGGGTTCGGTCGGCAAAGGCGCACCGCTCAAGGGCGCCTCGCTGACCGTCACTTCCAAGAACTTCAGCGAGAACATCATCCTCGGCCAGATGATCGGCCTGATCTTCAAGGCGGCGGGCGCGGAGGTTCTGGACCGTACGAATCTGCCCGGCTCGATCAGTGCGCGCGAGGCGATCGTCGGCGGCGACGCGGACGCGATGTACGACTACACCGGCACGGCCTGGATCACGTATCTGGGGCACCAGAAGCCGATCGTCAGCCCGCAGGCGCAGTGGCAGGCGGTGCACAACGAGGATCTGAAGAACGGCGTCACCTGGCTGCCGCAGTCCACGCTCGACAACACCTACACGCTGGCGATCAGCAAGAAGAACAACGCGAAGTACCACCTCAGGACGATGTCGGACCTGGCGGAGCTGTCGAAGAAAGACCCGTCGGCGGTAACGCTCTGCGTGGAGAACGAGTTCGCCTCGCGCGAGGACGGGCTGACGGGCATGGAGAAGGCGTACGGGATGGAGATCCCGGCCGGGAACATCATGAAGATGGACGCCGGGATCATCTACACACAGGTGTCGAAGTCCAACTCGTGCCTGCTCGGCGAGGCGTACACCACGGACGGCCGGATCAAGGCGATGGATCTGGACACCCTCGCGGACGACAAGCACTTCTTCCCCAACTACAACGCGGCGCCGGAGATCCACAGCAAGACGATCGAGAAGTGGCCGGTGATCGCGAGCCTGCTCAACCCGCTGAGCGCGAGGCTGACGACGCAGATCGCCCAGGAGCTCAACGGGAAGGTGGATGTGGAGGGCGAGGACCCGCACAAGGTGGCGAAGGACTGGCTGATCCAGGAGGGCTTCATCAAGAACGGCTAG
- a CDS encoding ArsR/SmtB family transcription factor produces MPESVPRNYRPLDPRSLRGLAHPLRMRLLSALRHDGPATASQLADKLGESSGATSYHLRQLAAHGFVEDDPERGKGRERWWKASVDGTSFDDSLFTDPDPAVRGAADFYMHEVATMHTQEVGTWLGTAREWPDEWRRSSDLSDWTLRLTPAQAQELNEKVHELIESYRDLAPSAESEDAAQVRMHLHAFPRSTD; encoded by the coding sequence ATGCCCGAGTCCGTACCGCGCAACTACCGCCCGCTCGACCCACGCTCCCTGCGCGGCCTCGCCCACCCGCTACGGATGCGCCTGCTGTCCGCCCTGCGGCACGACGGGCCCGCCACCGCCTCCCAACTGGCCGACAAACTGGGCGAGTCCAGCGGTGCCACCAGCTACCACCTGCGCCAGCTCGCCGCGCACGGCTTTGTCGAGGACGACCCCGAGCGGGGCAAGGGCCGGGAGCGCTGGTGGAAGGCCTCGGTGGACGGGACAAGCTTCGACGACTCCCTGTTCACCGACCCCGACCCGGCGGTGCGCGGCGCCGCGGACTTCTATATGCACGAGGTCGCGACCATGCACACCCAGGAGGTCGGCACCTGGCTCGGCACCGCACGCGAGTGGCCCGACGAGTGGCGCAGAAGCTCGGACCTGAGCGACTGGACCCTGCGACTGACTCCCGCACAGGCCCAGGAGCTCAACGAGAAGGTCCACGAACTCATCGAGAGCTACCGGGACCTGGCGCCGAGTGCTGAATCCGAGGACGCCGCCCAGGTCCGTATGCACCTGCACGCCTTCCCGCGCTCCACCGACTGA